The proteins below are encoded in one region of Triticum aestivum cultivar Chinese Spring chromosome 1B, IWGSC CS RefSeq v2.1, whole genome shotgun sequence:
- the LOC123139893 gene encoding PLASMODESMATA CALLOSE-BINDING PROTEIN 4, with protein MAAPLVLILLVAMFTGSDAMYCVCKSDANPVAMQKAIDYACGKGADCTQITSSGPCFQPSSVVAHCSYACNSYYQKNAGMGATCDFMGVATLTGADPSAGSCKYPASASGVGTGGMGTGGTGTGTGGMGTGTGTSTGAGTGVGTGTSTGGMGSMTPPGATSTGMPGSPFGGGAYGPSMNQDYSAAVVGRRVAAAGLLVAAAAPLLLHFI; from the exons ATGGCGGCCCCTCTGGTGCTCATCCTCTTGGTCGCCATGTTCACCGGCTCAG ATGCGATGTACTGCGTGTGCAAGTCGGACGCGAACCCGGTGGCGATGCAGAAGGCCATCGACTACGCGTGCGGCAAGGGCGCCGACTGCACCCAGATCACCTCCAGCGGGCCCTGCTTCCAGCCCTCCTCCGTCGTCGCCCACTGCTCCTACGCCTGCAACAGCTACTACCAGAAGAACGCCGGCATGGGCGCCACCTGCGACTTCATGGGCGTCGCCACCCTCACCGGCGCCGACCCCAGCGCCGGATCCTGCAAGTACCCCGCCAGCGCAAG CGGCGTAGGCACCGGCGGCATGGGAACCGGCGGCACAGGGACAGGTACCGGCGGCATGGGAACCGGTACAGGAACCAGCACCGGAGCGGGCACGGGCGTCGGCACCGGCACCAGCACCGGCGGCATGGGAAGCATGACCCCGCCGGGCGCGACCAGCACCGGGATGCCGGGaagccccttcggcggcggcgcgtACGGCCCATCCATGAACCAGGACTACAGCGCAGCCGTGGTCGGTCGCCGCGTGGCCGCCGCGGGGCTCCTCGTGGCGGCAGCCGCGCCGCTCCTCCTCCACTTCATCTGA